DNA from Cyanobacteria bacterium FACHB-DQ100:
CGTTTTGGGCGGTGATAATGCGGTGACGAGCACCAGGGCTGAACGCAATCCCACGCTATCTTATCGGGTGCGATTGAATCTCAACACAAGCTTTACAGGACGGGACTTACTCACGGCGCGGCTCCAAGCCAATAATGTGACACCGCTCGGCGAAACAACCCAAGACCCAACTAGCGTAACGGGTGTTCGTGGTTTGGGGGTGTTAGGCACGAATATGGGACGAGTTGAATTTGATGGGGATAGTGGTGGACAGGTTGGACTTGCACTCCTGCGCTATCGATTTCCATTGAGCGAGAATACTGATGCGTTTCTTGCAGGGACAGGAAACGGGTTTGTTGATTTGGATGCGTCGTCCCAGCTTAACCCTTATTTTGACGGTGGTTCTGTTTCTCTGTTTGGGTTACGGAATCCGATCTATAACTATTCGTTTGGTGCAGGATTTGGAATTCGGCACCGGATTGGGACGGCTGCCGAGGTTAATTTAGGGTATTTGGTTCCGAATGCTTCCGACCCAGCAAACAAACGCGGCTTGTTTAATGGTCAATATGGAGCCTTAGCACAAGTCATTCTCAATCTGAGTCCAAGTTCTCGCATTGGTTTTACCTACATCAATGCGTATGCTCCATTTGGTGCAGAGCTTCAACCTGATGATCCGTTTAACCTGAGTGCGACGGGTAGCAACTTGGCAAATAGTAACTTTGGTGCTCCGGTTAGTATTAATGCGTATGGGGTTTCTGGTGTCTTCCAAATCTCTCCAAACTTTGCGCTAGGGGGTTGGGTTGGTTATGCAAATCATAATTACATCGGTCGGGGTCGAGGAGATGTGTGGAACTGGGCGGTTAATCTAGCCTTTCCTGATTTGTTTAAGAAGGGTAATTTGGGCGGATTGTTGGTGGGGCAGGAGCCGAGATTAACGCGTAGTGATTTAGGATTTCGCGATCGCAACAACTCCTTACACTTAGAAGCGTTTTACCGGCATCGCATCAATGACAACATTTCGATTACTCCTGGAGTCATTTGGATCACGAATCCTGACTTCAATGAAGACAACGAAGATGTTGTGGTGGGTGTGATTCGGACAGTGTTCTCGTTCTAGCAAGTTGAAGGCTCTGAGCAGTTGAGAAACGGCTTTAGGGTCGCTAAGGTTATGGAATCAGTATGAACTTTTTCCTATGCCAAATCGTTTAATTCAA
Protein-coding regions in this window:
- a CDS encoding carbohydrate porin, which produces MKFASFTCLVTIAASSLLLAPLSVRAAEPEIVPANPQIQNSLDQVTSVSQLSDVRPTDWAFQALQSLVERYGCIAGYPDRTYRGNRALTRFEFAAGLNACLNRVNELIAASTADLVKKEDLATLQKLQEQFAVELATIRGRVDALEARTTTLERQQFSTTTKLQGEAIFAGVSVLGGDNAVTSTRAERNPTLSYRVRLNLNTSFTGRDLLTARLQANNVTPLGETTQDPTSVTGVRGLGVLGTNMGRVEFDGDSGGQVGLALLRYRFPLSENTDAFLAGTGNGFVDLDASSQLNPYFDGGSVSLFGLRNPIYNYSFGAGFGIRHRIGTAAEVNLGYLVPNASDPANKRGLFNGQYGALAQVILNLSPSSRIGFTYINAYAPFGAELQPDDPFNLSATGSNLANSNFGAPVSINAYGVSGVFQISPNFALGGWVGYANHNYIGRGRGDVWNWAVNLAFPDLFKKGNLGGLLVGQEPRLTRSDLGFRDRNNSLHLEAFYRHRINDNISITPGVIWITNPDFNEDNEDVVVGVIRTVFSF